The Tenrec ecaudatus isolate mTenEca1 chromosome 14, mTenEca1.hap1, whole genome shotgun sequence genome contains a region encoding:
- the LOC142425568 gene encoding olfactory receptor 4K3-like codes for MAWSNQSVVTEFILQGLSSSWELQIFYFLFFSLVYIATVLGNLLIVCTVASEPRLHSPMYFLLGNLSFIDMSLASFATPKMIADFLSEYKAISFEGCITQIFFLHLLGGAEIVLLISMSFDRYVAICKPLRYLTIMSRRMCIGLVALSWIVGVFHALSQLAFTVNLPFCGPNEVDSFFCDLPLVIKLACVDTYILGVFMISTSGLFALVCFILLVISYTVILVTVRQRSSGGSSKALSTCTAHFTVVTLFFGPCIFIYVWPFTNFPIDKVLSVFYTIFTPLLNPVIYTLRNKDVKDSMKKLGSRVLKSSKTGHKP; via the coding sequence ATGGCTTGGAGCAATCAGTCGGTGGTGACTGAATTCATACTCCAGGGTCTGTCCAGTTCTTGGGAGCTCCAAATCTTCTacttcctttttttctccctcgTCTACATAGCCACTGTGCTGGGAAACCTCCTGATTGTGTGCACTGTGGCGTCCGAGCCGCGCCTGCACTCACCTATGTACTTTCTGCTGGGTAACCTCTCCTTCATAGACATGTCTCTGGCCTCCTTTGCCACCCCCAAGATGATCGCAGACTTCCTCAGTGAGTACAAAGCCATTTCGTTTGAAGGCTGCATCACACAGATATTCTTTCTGCATCTCCTAGGAGGCGCTGAGATTGTCCTGCTGATCTCCATGTCCTTCGATAGATATGTCGCCATATGTAAGCCTCTGCGTTACTTAACCATCATGAGTCGGAGGATGTGTATTGGACTCGTGGCCCTTTCCTGGATTGTGGGCGTCTTCCATGCCCTGAGTCAATTAGCATTTACGGTTAATCTGCCCTTCTGTGGACCCAATGAAGTGGACAGCTTCTTTTGTGACCTCCCGTTGGTGATTAAACTCGCCTGTGTCGACACCTACATCCTGGGGGTGTTCATGATCTCAACCAGTGGCCTGTTTGCCCTGGTATGCTTCATCCTCTTGGTCATCTCCTACACGGTCATCCTGGTCACTGTGCGGCAGCGCTCGTCCGGGGGCTCCTCCAAAGCGCTCTCCACTTGCACTGCACACTTCACCGTCGTGACCCTTTTCTTCGGCCCGTGCATTTTCATCTACGTGTGGCCTTTCACAAATTTCCCAATAGACAAAGTGCTCTCGGTATTTTATACCATTTTCACGCCCCTCCTGAATCCAGTGATCTACACCCTTCGAAATAaagatgtcaaggattccatGAAGAAACTGGGTAGCCGTGTCTTGAAGTCTAGCAAGACCGGGCACAAGCCTTAA